In a genomic window of Sutcliffiella sp. FSL R7-0096:
- a CDS encoding ABC transporter permease: MRAILINHLQYLKRQPFAVIGMIVLTFVFALALGQVNQGAPGEVPVFSTTLTEVEQAELIQALNAKVEDTIFVSEKETAVKEKLEKGTADIGMQLEKDRYKLYLSAITPNTTLIEAHVANVLQSESTLTLAAQRLDSSTDELREKVEESSSLFAVSEKSFKESEFIYDSSLQALFGFSLFFVIFTVTYTVSTVLEQKRNGMWNRMILSPLTKVQLYLGHVSFSFLLGYAQLALIYTFFHFVLGVDLRGGYPMILLVIIPFLFAIVSLGILISALATNLRQLDAVIPLISVSMAMIGGAYWPLEIVQSEALLTLSRLIPMTYGMEMLKGATLLDWSWSQFLLPASVLFFMGVLFMGVGLNLMERKATV, encoded by the coding sequence ATGAGGGCGATTCTAATCAACCATTTACAGTATTTAAAAAGACAGCCTTTTGCAGTAATCGGAATGATTGTTTTAACGTTTGTGTTTGCCCTGGCCTTAGGGCAGGTGAACCAAGGTGCTCCGGGAGAGGTCCCTGTTTTTTCAACCACCCTTACCGAAGTGGAACAAGCAGAACTGATTCAGGCTTTGAATGCAAAAGTGGAGGATACCATCTTTGTTTCTGAAAAGGAAACCGCTGTGAAGGAAAAACTCGAAAAAGGGACAGCTGACATCGGGATGCAATTGGAGAAGGATCGTTACAAACTCTATCTTAGTGCCATCACTCCCAACACAACACTGATAGAGGCGCATGTAGCGAACGTGCTGCAGTCAGAGAGTACGCTTACCCTCGCAGCTCAAAGGCTTGATTCTTCAACAGATGAGTTGAGGGAAAAGGTAGAAGAAAGCAGCAGTCTCTTTGCGGTCTCAGAAAAATCCTTTAAAGAAAGTGAGTTCATCTATGATTCTTCTCTGCAGGCCTTGTTCGGATTCTCGCTTTTCTTTGTCATCTTCACGGTCACCTACACGGTTAGTACTGTATTGGAGCAAAAGAGGAATGGAATGTGGAATCGGATGATCCTTTCTCCATTGACGAAGGTTCAATTGTACTTGGGACATGTAAGCTTCAGTTTTTTGTTGGGATACGCGCAACTGGCGCTCATCTATACTTTTTTCCACTTCGTTTTAGGAGTGGATTTAAGGGGGGGATATCCAATGATTCTCCTTGTGATCATTCCATTTTTGTTTGCGATCGTGTCCCTCGGTATACTCATCAGCGCTCTTGCCACCAACCTAAGGCAATTGGATGCTGTCATCCCATTGATATCTGTGAGTATGGCCATGATCGGGGGCGCATACTGGCCGCTGGAAATCGTTCAATCTGAGGCTTTGCTCACCTTGTCCAGACTAATCCCGATGACGTACGGGATGGAAATGCTAAAAGGGGCAACCCTCTTGGATTGGTCCTGGTCGCAATTTCTCCTTCCAGCCTCCGTTCTATTTTTCATGGGTGTCCTCTTTATGGGAGTCGGATTGAATCTTATGGAGCGGAAAGCAACTGTGTGA
- a CDS encoding methyl-accepting chemotaxis protein gives MFTSLRGKLVFSFLLLIFLIIGSVGVITYNQAKGKIDKDVVANAEASMSDLEKTIHIYLDNYSNILASIGSTSLVSDFLVDASSANEATMVEGFNRVLENYPDMQVLYLATKEKGFFSYPTVDLPSDFDPTTRTWYQDAMLSPGEVIFTDVYMDTSTNEPVITLAKAVTGNGIVQGVLATDINLSSLEELVTQKELGHGGYSILLDKNGVALVHPTLIGENLLEKDLPFIENIYQEEARDGVQRYTYDGEKRILAFNTIQATGWKIGGVFLEKDMLQLASGILRTIIIVGVIALVVATISTILLAGYITRPILKLNAEVTKVAEGDLTGDIEIRSKDEIGVLATSFKTMLVNMREMIGTVADSSQKVKVAVEDMSAVTEEVSATSEEMNRAIEELSKGAVQQATDLEGTSSRTQNLADNIEDVLSKQETLDALSGQIITANETGVRKLEVLQGHTRESTEIVMSLSSLMTQFTEKINSIEEITHTINEISNQTNLLALNASIEAARAGEHGRGFAVVATEVRKLAEQTADSTHHIKETISSIQEESKVILEEMERTNRISGEQSVAVKDTGESFGEIATNIRSIVGFLEDIMANMNEMNESKEEVLASVQSISAIAEQSAAGTEEIAASTDEQVKAISSIAYSAEELLAMSEDLSELIKRFKL, from the coding sequence ATGTTCACATCATTACGAGGCAAACTGGTCTTTTCGTTTTTGTTATTAATATTCCTGATAATAGGAAGCGTCGGGGTCATTACATACAACCAGGCAAAAGGGAAGATAGACAAAGACGTTGTGGCAAATGCGGAAGCTTCCATGAGCGATCTGGAAAAAACCATTCACATTTATTTAGATAACTACTCTAACATACTCGCTTCCATCGGGAGTACGTCATTGGTCAGTGATTTTCTGGTCGATGCCTCATCAGCGAATGAAGCCACTATGGTAGAGGGATTCAATCGGGTATTGGAAAATTATCCTGATATGCAGGTGCTTTACCTGGCAACCAAGGAAAAAGGGTTCTTTTCATACCCGACAGTAGACCTGCCGTCAGATTTTGACCCAACCACAAGGACTTGGTATCAAGATGCCATGCTAAGTCCCGGTGAAGTCATCTTTACGGATGTGTATATGGATACATCTACTAATGAACCGGTAATAACCCTTGCCAAAGCCGTAACCGGAAACGGAATTGTCCAAGGGGTACTTGCAACCGATATAAACCTTTCTTCTTTAGAGGAATTGGTAACCCAAAAAGAATTGGGACATGGTGGATACAGCATTCTTTTGGATAAGAACGGGGTAGCGCTAGTACATCCTACTTTGATAGGGGAAAATCTGTTAGAAAAGGACCTGCCGTTTATCGAGAACATCTATCAGGAAGAAGCGAGGGATGGGGTCCAAAGATACACCTATGATGGGGAAAAAAGAATCCTGGCTTTCAACACTATCCAAGCGACAGGCTGGAAAATTGGTGGAGTCTTCTTGGAAAAGGACATGCTGCAACTGGCTTCTGGTATTTTGCGCACCATCATTATAGTTGGAGTAATAGCACTTGTTGTCGCAACGATCTCTACCATTTTACTAGCTGGCTACATTACTAGGCCGATCTTAAAGCTGAACGCCGAAGTGACCAAGGTTGCAGAAGGAGATTTAACAGGGGATATCGAAATTCGCTCCAAGGATGAAATAGGTGTGTTGGCAACTTCATTTAAAACAATGCTTGTTAACATGCGCGAGATGATTGGGACAGTGGCAGATTCTTCTCAAAAAGTGAAGGTGGCCGTTGAGGATATGAGTGCCGTTACAGAAGAGGTTTCCGCGACAAGTGAAGAGATGAACCGTGCGATTGAGGAGCTTTCAAAAGGTGCGGTTCAACAAGCGACCGACCTTGAAGGCACAAGCTCACGCACACAAAATCTTGCTGATAATATAGAAGATGTTTTATCTAAACAGGAGACTCTAGATGCACTTTCCGGACAGATCATCACGGCCAATGAAACGGGTGTAAGGAAACTAGAAGTCCTTCAGGGGCATACACGTGAATCAACGGAGATCGTGATGAGCCTCAGTTCGTTGATGACCCAGTTTACGGAGAAAATCAATAGTATCGAAGAAATCACGCATACCATCAATGAAATTTCCAATCAGACGAATCTGTTGGCGTTAAATGCAAGCATTGAAGCGGCACGCGCCGGCGAACATGGTCGTGGATTTGCCGTCGTGGCAACGGAAGTGAGGAAGCTGGCCGAGCAAACCGCCGATTCGACCCATCACATTAAAGAGACGATTTCAAGTATCCAGGAAGAGTCCAAGGTGATATTGGAAGAGATGGAGAGAACAAACCGAATCTCTGGGGAGCAAAGTGTTGCTGTAAAAGATACCGGTGAATCCTTTGGGGAAATTGCCACCAACATTCGCTCCATTGTAGGGTTCCTCGAGGACATCATGGCTAACATGAACGAAATGAACGAGTCCAAGGAAGAGGTGCTCGCCTCCGTTCAAAGCATCTCCGCCATCGCCGAGCAATCTGCTGCAGGCACGGAAGAAATCGCCGCTTCCACAGACGAGCAGGTGAAAGCGATCAGCAGTATCGCTTATTCGGCCGAGGAGTTGCTCGCGATGAGTGAGGATCTCAGCGAATTGATAAAGAGGTTTAAATTGTAG
- a CDS encoding sigma-70 family RNA polymerase sigma factor, with translation MKRLKALFKSSASGPTFESLIKDEQEKLYKIAYAYVKNEQDALDVVQEAIINAYKSFPKLENPQYFSTWMTRILINTAINELRRRKKITFLDVEKHEQSVKETHLSIHKLDLAQVLERLKPEQRSLLMMRFTYGYSIKEMAQIFEKPEGTIKSQLHRTLAQVKAELEEGGEKYGEA, from the coding sequence GTGAAAAGATTAAAAGCATTGTTCAAATCGTCCGCAAGTGGCCCGACATTCGAGTCCCTGATAAAAGATGAACAAGAAAAATTATATAAGATAGCCTATGCCTATGTGAAAAATGAACAGGATGCATTGGACGTGGTGCAAGAGGCGATCATCAACGCATACAAGTCATTCCCGAAACTTGAGAATCCCCAATATTTTTCCACATGGATGACCCGTATTCTGATCAACACCGCAATCAACGAGCTGCGAAGAAGAAAAAAGATTACCTTCCTTGATGTAGAAAAGCATGAACAATCCGTCAAGGAAACGCATCTTTCTATACATAAGTTGGACCTTGCCCAAGTACTGGAAAGGCTGAAACCAGAACAGCGGAGCTTACTGATGATGAGGTTTACCTATGGTTACTCCATCAAAGAAATGGCGCAGATTTTTGAAAAGCCAGAAGGAACGATCAAGTCGCAGTTACACAGGACACTCGCTCAGGTAAAAGCGGAATTGGAAGAAGGGGGAGAGAAGTATGGAGAAGCTTAG
- a CDS encoding LysM peptidoglycan-binding domain-containing protein, with the protein MKRNRKMVSYVLAGTLAASAYITVNIKSGGVLANAQVYQVKPGDTLYSLAQKHGLSVNELKALNGLKSDVIKVGQTLKVSEAGSKDRETQRVVHHTVTKGDTLFSISQKYGTTVSAIKQLNALKSDVIKVGKTLTVSNGQTAAVYKVKSGDTLFSIGKRFSVPVGLIQKENNLTTDIIFVGQQLSIPTTKSLPVKENKQETVTKAYYTVAPGETLWGIANKFNLSAYKLKKDNNLSSDHVLIGQELKIQTDGLIKANAVITGVVDRNSVEFIIEGEKEPLVLRVAYGTAGNYDLIAGAELMIIYKNGVSPVLVDLVFANEGFGY; encoded by the coding sequence ATGAAGAGAAATAGAAAAATGGTTAGTTATGTCCTAGCTGGAACGCTTGCAGCTAGTGCATATATCACGGTCAATATAAAAAGCGGTGGAGTGTTGGCAAATGCCCAAGTTTATCAAGTAAAGCCAGGTGATACCCTATATTCACTAGCTCAAAAACACGGCTTGTCCGTCAATGAATTAAAGGCGCTTAATGGTCTAAAGTCTGATGTTATCAAAGTGGGGCAAACATTGAAGGTTAGTGAGGCTGGTTCGAAAGATAGGGAAACGCAAAGAGTCGTTCATCATACGGTTACCAAAGGCGATACTTTATTCTCAATCTCCCAGAAGTACGGAACAACCGTCTCAGCAATTAAACAACTAAATGCTTTAAAGAGTGATGTCATCAAAGTAGGAAAAACGCTTACAGTCAGCAACGGCCAAACGGCTGCTGTTTATAAGGTAAAGTCAGGAGATACATTGTTTAGCATTGGTAAAAGGTTTAGTGTTCCAGTGGGGTTGATCCAGAAGGAAAATAACCTCACAACAGACATTATTTTTGTTGGTCAGCAGTTGAGCATCCCGACTACTAAAAGCCTCCCAGTAAAAGAAAATAAACAGGAAACAGTAACAAAGGCATATTACACGGTTGCGCCAGGAGAAACATTATGGGGAATAGCCAACAAGTTCAATCTATCTGCTTACAAATTGAAAAAGGATAACAACCTCTCCTCTGATCATGTATTGATAGGCCAAGAACTTAAGATCCAAACGGACGGGTTAATAAAAGCCAATGCCGTCATAACCGGAGTGGTCGATCGTAATTCAGTGGAGTTTATAATTGAAGGTGAAAAAGAACCACTTGTCTTACGTGTGGCATATGGCACAGCAGGGAATTATGATCTCATCGCTGGGGCAGAGCTAATGATCATTTATAAAAATGGGGTTAGCCCCGTGTTGGTTGACCTTGTGTTTGCTAATGAGGGGTTTGGTTACTGA